One window of the Rhizobiaceae bacterium genome contains the following:
- a CDS encoding FAD binding domain-containing protein — MKPAPFDYHAPETIQGALELLDRHGSDARVIAGGQSLVPMLALRLARPEVLVDLNRIPELAGIRDCGGTIRIGAMTRQAHALASPLLRDRLPLLGYGLYNVGHPPTRARGTIGGSVSHADPAAETPAVMLAYDARMVLAGKSGTRTVDVADFMLGTFETCIEEGEILTEIVVDVPPAEGTAFVELSRRKGDFAMASAAARMRLNEDGACASARLVIGAVAPVPLRFDAVTDALTGQVVTEGLLREAVSLIDLERFEFDNPDISLAYRRHIGPVLARRALMQAFERAGERRS, encoded by the coding sequence ATGAAGCCTGCACCCTTCGACTATCATGCACCCGAGACGATCCAGGGCGCGCTCGAACTGCTCGATCGCCACGGTTCCGACGCGCGCGTCATCGCGGGCGGACAGAGTCTGGTGCCGATGCTGGCCCTTCGGCTCGCGCGTCCGGAGGTGCTTGTCGATCTCAACCGTATCCCGGAGCTGGCGGGCATTCGTGATTGCGGCGGTACGATCCGGATCGGCGCGATGACCCGGCAGGCTCACGCGCTGGCGTCGCCGCTGCTGCGCGATCGCCTGCCCCTTCTCGGATACGGATTGTACAATGTCGGTCACCCGCCCACCCGTGCGCGCGGCACGATCGGCGGCAGTGTCTCGCATGCCGACCCGGCCGCCGAAACTCCGGCGGTCATGCTGGCCTACGATGCGCGCATGGTGCTGGCGGGCAAAAGCGGAACGCGCACCGTCGATGTTGCGGATTTCATGCTCGGCACGTTCGAGACCTGCATCGAGGAAGGCGAGATCCTGACGGAGATCGTCGTGGATGTGCCGCCGGCAGAGGGCACGGCCTTCGTCGAGCTGTCGCGTCGCAAGGGAGATTTCGCCATGGCGTCGGCCGCCGCGCGCATGCGGCTGAACGAGGACGGCGCCTGCGCATCGGCCCGTCTCGTCATCGGCGCTGTGGCACCCGTGCCGCTGCGCTTCGACGCCGTGACCGATGCGCTGACAGGACAGGTCGTCACCGAAGGTCTTCTGCGCGAAGCGGTGTCGCTGATCGACCTTGAACGGTTCGAGTTCGACAATCCGGATATCAGCCTCGCCTATCGCCGGCATATCGGGCCTGTGCTGGCGCGTCGCGCCCTGATGCAGGCCTTCGAGCGGGCCGGGGAGCGCCGGTCATGA
- a CDS encoding NAD-dependent succinate-semialdehyde dehydrogenase, producing the protein MSADQTMFEPLMMYGGAFRPAIGGETFVSTNPVDCSPLARIPLGDERDARAAVDAAAAAFPGWSRLSAATRARHLHRVADIMEARRNELALLVTREEGKPLAEAQGELQLSIDSLRWYGEEARRAYGAWIPDPVPNRRLLTMRQPVGVCGAIIPWNVPCAMIFRKAAPALAAGCTMVLKPAEATSAIALKVAEIFMEADLPAGVINFVTGKASKIGSVFLTDPRVRKISFTGSTEVGKLLLRGAADQIKRTSMELGGNAPAILFEDCNIEEAIRSVSALKFLNAGQACIGANRIYVHDAIYEQVADQIAAHTRGMKVGDGSQNGVRMGPLVDFKAVEKVEELVADAVANGTEIRAGGSRIQGETYERGSFYAPTVLTEVPSRARLCAEEIFGPVAALYRFRTEEEVLSAANDVPYGLSAYLFTEDMDRAIRVGERLETGMVGINEIRLGAAEAPFGGIKESGIGREGGREGLDEYLETKLLAMRVRS; encoded by the coding sequence ATGAGCGCGGATCAGACCATGTTCGAGCCCCTGATGATGTATGGCGGTGCGTTTCGGCCGGCGATCGGCGGCGAGACCTTCGTTTCCACGAATCCTGTGGACTGCAGCCCGCTTGCCCGGATACCGCTCGGGGACGAACGCGACGCGCGCGCCGCGGTGGACGCGGCCGCCGCCGCCTTTCCCGGCTGGTCGAGATTGAGCGCGGCCACCCGCGCGCGCCATCTGCATCGCGTGGCCGACATCATGGAGGCGCGCCGCAACGAACTGGCGTTGCTGGTGACGCGCGAGGAAGGAAAGCCGCTCGCCGAAGCCCAGGGCGAATTGCAGCTCTCCATCGATTCCCTCAGATGGTACGGCGAAGAGGCGCGGCGGGCATATGGCGCCTGGATTCCCGATCCCGTGCCGAACCGGCGCCTCCTGACGATGCGCCAGCCGGTCGGCGTTTGCGGCGCCATCATCCCCTGGAATGTTCCCTGCGCCATGATCTTCCGCAAGGCCGCGCCGGCGCTTGCGGCGGGCTGCACCATGGTGCTCAAGCCGGCGGAAGCGACGTCGGCCATCGCGCTCAAGGTGGCCGAGATATTCATGGAGGCGGACCTGCCCGCCGGCGTCATCAATTTCGTGACCGGCAAGGCGTCGAAGATCGGCAGCGTATTTCTCACCGATCCGCGCGTGCGGAAGATTTCCTTCACCGGCTCCACGGAGGTGGGCAAGCTTCTGCTGCGCGGCGCGGCTGACCAGATCAAGCGCACGTCGATGGAACTCGGCGGCAACGCTCCGGCCATCCTGTTTGAGGATTGCAATATCGAGGAGGCCATCCGGTCGGTCTCCGCGTTGAAATTCCTGAACGCCGGCCAGGCCTGCATCGGTGCGAACCGCATCTATGTCCATGACGCGATCTACGAACAGGTCGCCGATCAGATCGCCGCCCATACCCGCGGCATGAAAGTCGGCGACGGCAGTCAGAACGGCGTCCGGATGGGGCCGCTGGTCGATTTCAAGGCGGTCGAAAAGGTCGAGGAACTGGTCGCGGACGCCGTGGCGAACGGCACCGAGATCAGGGCCGGCGGCAGCCGCATCCAGGGAGAAACCTACGAGCGCGGCTCGTTCTACGCGCCTACCGTCCTGACGGAGGTTCCGAGCCGCGCGCGGCTCTGCGCGGAGGAAATCTTCGGTCCGGTCGCGGCGCTCTATCGCTTCCGGACGGAGGAGGAGGTGCTCTCCGCCGCGAACGACGTGCCCTACGGCCTTTCTGCCTATCTGTTCACCGAGGACATGGATCGGGCGATCCGGGTCGGGGAACGGCTGGAAACCGGCATGGTCGGCATCAACGAGATCAGGCTCGGCGCCGCAGAGGCCCCGTTCGGCGGCATCAAGGAAAGTGGCATAGGCCGGGAGGGCGGCCGCGAAGGCCTCGACGAGTATCTTGAAACCAAGCTCCTCGCCATGCGCGTCAGGAGCTGA
- a CDS encoding ABC transporter substrate-binding protein, with amino-acid sequence MTNRRTVLKGLAAGSAGFLLGGMPVLAQSKTKLVFMEPFDLALEYIHEMNGVVGGHFEREGLDVEVTSIRNTSAAIQQVVTNQAATARVGLLDVFRAQEAQDEPVFSVGTSLHRGIFNVVSRSADPIRKPEDFAGKTVGLASLGGGQENVLNLLLAGTDVPGDKVVRQAIGSNAGNVEILKQGRVDAFLATVETALLLKMNNEPVEIWPTSDYAPLPGGVLLMTKEYAQANEETVVKFLRAMRNSALDILASDPAVILDRITAKYDVVANEDRDFRIAAIKAYNDMTVANGEANVMRNVDEVVAKSAELASRAGIVDVKDVKGTYTNQYIDAAIAG; translated from the coding sequence ATGACCAATCGCCGCACCGTATTGAAAGGTCTCGCCGCCGGAAGCGCGGGATTTCTGCTTGGAGGCATGCCGGTTCTGGCACAGTCCAAGACCAAGCTTGTCTTCATGGAGCCATTCGATCTGGCACTGGAATACATCCACGAAATGAATGGCGTGGTCGGCGGTCATTTCGAGCGCGAGGGCCTGGATGTCGAGGTCACCTCGATCCGCAACACCTCGGCGGCCATTCAGCAGGTCGTCACGAACCAGGCCGCTACCGCACGAGTAGGGCTGCTCGATGTATTTCGGGCACAGGAAGCGCAGGATGAGCCCGTCTTCTCGGTCGGAACGAGTCTGCATCGCGGTATCTTCAACGTCGTCAGCCGTAGCGCCGATCCGATCAGGAAACCGGAGGATTTCGCCGGGAAGACGGTCGGACTTGCGTCACTCGGCGGTGGGCAGGAGAACGTGCTCAACCTCCTGCTCGCAGGGACTGACGTGCCGGGCGACAAGGTCGTCCGGCAGGCCATCGGCTCCAATGCCGGCAATGTCGAGATTTTGAAGCAGGGTCGTGTCGACGCGTTTCTGGCCACGGTCGAAACGGCGCTGCTGCTCAAGATGAACAATGAGCCGGTCGAGATCTGGCCGACTTCGGACTATGCGCCGCTGCCCGGCGGCGTGCTGCTGATGACGAAGGAATATGCGCAGGCGAACGAGGAAACGGTCGTCAAGTTCCTGCGCGCAATGCGCAATTCCGCGCTCGACATACTGGCGTCCGATCCGGCCGTGATCCTCGACCGCATCACGGCGAAGTACGACGTCGTCGCCAACGAGGATCGCGACTTCCGCATCGCGGCGATCAAGGCATATAACGACATGACCGTCGCGAACGGCGAAGCCAACGTCATGCGCAATGTCGACGAGGTGGTCGCGAAGTCGGCGGAACTGGCGTCTCGCGCCGGGATCGTCGACGTGAAAGACGTCAAGGGCACCTACACCAACCAGTATATCGACGCCGCGATCGCCGGCTGA
- a CDS encoding (2Fe-2S)-binding protein — MKMHDLELSVNGQSVSLRVEPRQTLADALRGTLGLTGTHLGCEHGVCGACTIIVDGEPARGCLMLAVQAQGAEVITVEGVSPPTGLSPIQQAMREHHGLQCGFCTPGMVVVLHHLLSTNPDPTDDDIREAISGQLCRCTGYQGIMAAARAVVARRRHEIRDN, encoded by the coding sequence ATGAAGATGCACGACCTCGAGCTTTCGGTGAACGGACAGTCGGTCTCGCTGCGGGTGGAGCCGCGCCAGACGCTCGCCGACGCGTTGCGCGGAACGCTGGGCCTGACCGGCACGCATCTCGGCTGCGAGCACGGCGTCTGCGGCGCCTGCACGATCATCGTCGACGGCGAGCCGGCGCGCGGCTGCCTGATGCTCGCGGTTCAGGCACAGGGCGCGGAGGTGATCACCGTCGAGGGCGTGTCGCCGCCGACCGGGCTTTCGCCGATCCAGCAGGCGATGCGGGAGCATCACGGGCTGCAATGCGGCTTCTGCACGCCCGGCATGGTCGTCGTGCTGCACCACCTCCTGTCGACCAACCCCGATCCGACCGACGACGACATCCGCGAGGCCATCTCGGGGCAGCTCTGCCGCTGCACGGGATACCAGGGGATCATGGCGGCGGCCAGGGCGGTGGTGGCCCGCCGCCGGCACGAGATTCGAGACAACTGA
- a CDS encoding MaoC family dehydratase N-terminal domain-containing protein — protein sequence MSESRIPYGFTYDTIEVGQTAISQGRTITETDINLYMMLTGGWHPVHCDKEFMRRNGLGPVRAQGSMGIALSLGSHLESSLVVSSEKFVRAMGVDQWAYHKPLVAGDTIHLEVSIADKTLMEDGRRYSVTRRVRIVNQDGVLIQEGLASSMWERDVPAGD from the coding sequence ATGAGCGAATCCAGAATTCCCTACGGCTTCACCTATGACACGATAGAAGTCGGCCAGACGGCCATCAGCCAGGGCAGGACCATCACCGAAACCGACATCAACCTCTACATGATGCTGACGGGCGGCTGGCATCCCGTCCATTGCGACAAGGAATTCATGCGCCGGAACGGGCTGGGGCCGGTCCGGGCGCAGGGCTCGATGGGCATCGCGCTCTCGCTCGGCAGCCATCTCGAAAGCTCGCTCGTCGTTTCGAGCGAGAAATTCGTGCGGGCGATGGGCGTCGACCAGTGGGCCTATCACAAGCCGCTGGTCGCCGGCGATACGATCCATCTGGAGGTTTCCATCGCCGACAAGACGCTGATGGAGGACGGCCGGCGATACAGCGTCACCCGGCGCGTCCGCATCGTCAATCAGGACGGCGTTCTCATTCAGGAAGGGCTTGCCAGTTCGATGTGGGAACGGGATGTCCCGGCGGGCGACTGA
- a CDS encoding cupin domain-containing protein has protein sequence MPICINIDDIQEGQNVLQTRGGSMSTKMVYGNDCNMMIAVRGPGYHSHPHTHDAEQINYVTEGEVWVFINDGGFLMKKGDLCRIPRNAVHWAWNRSDGDVTLIEVHAPACDPLVRKNAVGLYFEGETPDLSTAVDTVRTGFEGDPMEIEARVLGMTVEELKAELQAAE, from the coding sequence ATGCCAATCTGCATAAACATCGATGACATCCAGGAAGGCCAGAACGTCTTGCAGACGCGGGGCGGCTCCATGTCCACCAAGATGGTCTACGGCAACGACTGCAACATGATGATCGCGGTCCGCGGACCAGGCTATCACTCGCATCCGCACACGCATGATGCCGAGCAGATCAACTACGTCACGGAAGGGGAGGTCTGGGTCTTCATCAACGACGGCGGTTTCCTGATGAAGAAGGGCGACCTCTGCCGCATCCCGCGCAACGCCGTCCACTGGGCGTGGAACCGCAGCGACGGCGACGTGACGCTGATCGAGGTTCACGCGCCGGCCTGCGATCCGCTCGTGCGCAAGAATGCGGTCGGCCTCTATTTCGAGGGCGAGACGCCGGACCTTTCGACGGCGGTCGACACGGTGCGCACCGGCTTCGAGGGCGATCCCATGGAGATCGAGGCGCGCGTGCTGGGAATGACCGTGGAAGAGTTGAAGGCGGAATTGCAGGCCGCCGAATAG